From the genome of Rathayibacter sp. VKM Ac-2759, one region includes:
- a CDS encoding ABC transporter permease yields MSTAAASDASAEAAVRHRRSRAWRYRHSLWLLTKRDLTVRYATSALGYFWSVLDPLVMSGIYYFVFSVVFDRTVGEDPYIVFLLAGLLPWMWFNQATSDATRAFLKEAKLVRSTSIPRTIWVGRIVLSKGIEFVASIPVLVLFAVVAGAEVTPAVLLFPVAILLQAVLTLGVGLLVAPLVVFFRDLERVIKLVLRFLFYASPIIYSTANLPAEIRPWAALNPLSGIFALYRSTFFASELDVQLILTSALISVLLLVAGLIVFRRSERAVLKEL; encoded by the coding sequence ATGAGCACAGCAGCGGCATCCGACGCCTCGGCCGAGGCGGCGGTCCGCCACCGCCGCTCGCGAGCGTGGCGCTACCGGCACTCGCTGTGGCTGCTGACGAAGCGCGACCTCACGGTCCGCTACGCCACGAGCGCGCTCGGCTACTTCTGGTCGGTGCTCGATCCGCTGGTGATGTCGGGCATCTACTACTTCGTCTTCTCGGTCGTCTTCGACCGCACGGTCGGCGAGGACCCGTACATCGTCTTCCTGCTCGCGGGGCTCCTCCCCTGGATGTGGTTCAACCAGGCGACCTCCGATGCGACGCGCGCGTTCCTCAAGGAGGCGAAGCTCGTCCGCTCGACGTCGATCCCGCGCACCATCTGGGTCGGCCGGATCGTGCTCTCCAAGGGCATCGAGTTCGTCGCGAGCATCCCGGTCCTGGTGCTGTTCGCGGTCGTCGCGGGCGCGGAGGTCACCCCCGCCGTCCTGCTCTTCCCGGTGGCGATCCTGCTGCAGGCGGTTCTGACGCTCGGCGTCGGCCTCCTGGTCGCGCCGCTCGTGGTCTTCTTCCGCGACCTCGAGCGCGTGATCAAGCTCGTGCTGCGCTTCCTGTTCTACGCATCCCCGATCATCTACTCGACCGCCAACCTGCCCGCCGAGATCCGGCCGTGGGCCGCGCTGAATCCACTGAGCGGCATCTTCGCGCTGTACCGGTCGACGTTCTTCGCGAGCGAGCTCGACGTGCAGCTGATCCTCACCTCGGCGCTGATCTCGGTGCTGCTGCTCGTCGCGGGCCTGATCGTCTTCCGCCGCTCCGAGCGCGCGGTCCTGAAGGAGCTGTGA
- a CDS encoding phosphocholine cytidylyltransferase family protein, with the protein MAIHSDSRSSTSGTPASVVILAAGMGSRLGRSLPKPLTPLSDGRTIMQQQFDNIHHAFGTTTPVSIVVGYKLEHIIEAFPSASFVYNEQYDQTNTSKSLLRALQASGQGGVLWMNGDVVFDPRILDRTAALIAKETSFVTVNTAKVSDEEVKYTTSAEGYIDQLSKTVRGGLGEAVGINYVSAADKPALIRQLARVDAQDYFERGIELAIEQDRLLVEPMDISDLYAVEVDFAEDLERANLFV; encoded by the coding sequence ATGGCGATCCACTCGGATTCACGGAGCAGCACGAGCGGTACCCCCGCCTCGGTCGTCATCCTCGCCGCGGGCATGGGCAGCCGGCTCGGCCGCTCCCTCCCCAAGCCGCTGACCCCGCTCAGCGACGGCCGCACGATCATGCAGCAGCAGTTCGACAACATCCACCACGCCTTCGGCACGACCACGCCGGTCAGCATCGTGGTGGGCTACAAGCTCGAGCACATCATCGAGGCGTTCCCGTCGGCGTCGTTCGTCTACAACGAGCAGTACGACCAGACCAACACCTCCAAGAGCCTGCTGCGCGCCCTCCAGGCGTCCGGCCAGGGCGGCGTCCTCTGGATGAACGGCGACGTCGTCTTCGACCCGCGCATCCTCGACCGCACGGCCGCGCTGATCGCGAAGGAGACCTCCTTCGTCACCGTCAACACCGCCAAGGTGTCGGACGAGGAGGTCAAGTACACGACGAGCGCCGAGGGCTACATCGACCAGCTCTCCAAGACGGTGCGCGGAGGCCTCGGCGAGGCCGTCGGCATCAACTACGTCTCGGCCGCCGACAAGCCGGCGCTCATCCGCCAGCTCGCCCGCGTCGACGCTCAGGACTACTTCGAGCGTGGCATAGAGTTGGCGATCGAGCAGGACCGACTGCTCGTCGAGCCGATGGACATCTCCGACCTCTACGCCGTCGAGGTGGACTTCGCCGAAGACCTCGAGCGCGCGAACCTCTTCGTCTGA
- a CDS encoding ABC transporter ATP-binding protein → MTSATNAEGTEPEAAPPAESPIAEEAPGAEEALVQEAPEEQPADEASSAVFALRGLTRTFGRTVAVDRIDLEVRAGTFCGIIGPNGAGKTTTLSMMTGLLRPDTGQVLVHGVDVWKDSAAAKRLIGVLPDRLRLFDRLTGAQFLYYSASLRGIDRATAKQRIVELAEALGLTDALERLISDYSAGMAKKVALAGAMIHAPRVLVLDEPFESVDPVSSAAVITVLRRFVAGGGTVVLSSHGLDFIERVCDDVAVIVGGRVLASGSVAEVAGTATLEERFLELAGGKQIAEGLQWLHDFSG, encoded by the coding sequence ATGACGTCCGCGACGAACGCCGAGGGAACCGAGCCGGAGGCAGCTCCCCCCGCGGAGTCGCCGATCGCGGAAGAGGCGCCGGGCGCCGAGGAGGCGCTCGTCCAGGAGGCGCCGGAGGAGCAGCCGGCCGACGAGGCCTCGTCCGCCGTGTTCGCCCTCCGCGGCCTCACCCGCACCTTCGGCCGCACGGTCGCCGTCGACCGCATCGACCTCGAGGTGAGGGCCGGCACCTTCTGCGGCATCATCGGGCCCAACGGCGCAGGCAAGACGACCACCCTCTCGATGATGACGGGGCTCCTCCGCCCCGACACCGGTCAGGTGCTCGTGCACGGCGTCGACGTCTGGAAGGACTCCGCCGCGGCGAAGCGGCTCATCGGGGTCCTGCCCGACCGGCTCCGCCTCTTCGACCGCCTGACCGGCGCGCAGTTCCTCTACTACTCCGCCTCACTGCGCGGGATCGACCGCGCGACGGCGAAGCAGCGCATCGTCGAGCTCGCCGAGGCCCTCGGGCTGACCGACGCGCTCGAGCGGCTGATCTCGGACTACTCCGCGGGCATGGCCAAGAAGGTCGCCCTCGCCGGCGCCATGATCCACGCGCCGCGGGTTCTCGTGCTCGACGAGCCGTTCGAGTCGGTCGACCCCGTGTCGTCCGCGGCGGTGATCACCGTGCTCCGGCGCTTCGTGGCGGGCGGAGGCACCGTGGTGCTCTCGAGCCACGGCCTCGACTTCATCGAGCGGGTCTGCGACGACGTGGCCGTGATCGTCGGCGGCAGGGTGCTCGCCTCCGGGTCGGTCGCGGAGGTCGCCGGCACCGCGACCCTCGAGGAGCGCTTCCTCGAGCTCGCGGGCGGCAAGCAGATCGCCGAGGGGCTGCAGTGGCTGCACGACTTCTCCGGCTGA
- a CDS encoding DUF3039 domain-containing protein, which translates to MTTLPTNKSSDPLEGGGGTATLDRELEELLNQETIEPGDHERFSHYVPKDKILESALTGKPVRALCGKKWLPGRDPEKFPVCPSCKEIYARMK; encoded by the coding sequence ATGACGACCCTCCCCACGAACAAGAGCTCCGACCCCCTCGAGGGCGGAGGAGGAACCGCCACGCTCGACCGCGAGCTCGAGGAGCTCCTCAACCAGGAGACCATCGAGCCCGGCGACCACGAGCGCTTCTCGCACTACGTGCCGAAGGACAAGATCCTCGAGAGCGCCCTCACCGGCAAGCCCGTCCGCGCCCTCTGCGGCAAGAAGTGGCTGCCGGGCCGCGACCCCGAGAAGTTCCCGGTCTGCCCGTCCTGCAAGGAGATCTACGCCCGGATGAAGTAG
- a CDS encoding nicotinate phosphoribosyltransferase yields MDATSFLTDRYELTMVEGALGSGTADRRCMFEVFARSLPAGRRYGVLAGTGRLLELISRFRFGEPELDWLRENRVVDSRTLDWLADYRFRGDVWGYHEGEVYLPGSPVLIVEAPFAEGVLLETLVLSVLNHDSAVASAAARMVSAADGRPLAEMGSRRAGERSAVAAARAAYIAGFGATSNLEAGRSWGVPTMGTSAHAFTLLHDSEEAAFRAQVAALGPGTTLLVDTYDVTAAVDLAVRVAGTGLGAVRIDSGDLPQQVAAVRAQLDGLGATGTRITVTNDLDEYGIAALAASPVDSYGVGTSVATGSGHPTAGMVYKLVAHEDDAGEWVAVAKKSIAKASIGGRKAAGRLLSEDGVALEEVVHVGAGPEGAVGEGERPLLVPLVEGGGILPAHLGAAGVLAAREHHANAVLELPQDALRLGRGDPVLPTRYA; encoded by the coding sequence ATGGATGCGACGTCGTTCCTCACCGACCGGTACGAGCTCACGATGGTCGAGGGCGCTCTGGGCAGCGGCACGGCCGACCGGCGCTGCATGTTCGAGGTGTTCGCCAGGAGCCTGCCGGCCGGCCGCCGCTACGGCGTGCTGGCGGGCACCGGCCGCCTGCTCGAGCTGATCTCGCGCTTCCGCTTCGGCGAGCCGGAGCTCGACTGGCTGCGCGAGAACCGCGTGGTCGACTCCCGCACGCTCGACTGGCTGGCCGACTACCGCTTCCGCGGCGACGTCTGGGGGTACCACGAGGGCGAGGTCTACCTCCCCGGCTCCCCCGTGCTGATCGTCGAGGCGCCCTTCGCCGAGGGGGTGCTGCTCGAGACCCTCGTGCTGAGCGTCCTCAACCACGACAGCGCGGTGGCGAGCGCCGCCGCCCGCATGGTGTCGGCCGCCGACGGGCGTCCTCTCGCCGAGATGGGCTCGCGCCGCGCAGGCGAGCGCTCGGCCGTCGCCGCCGCCCGTGCCGCCTACATCGCCGGCTTCGGCGCCACCTCGAACCTCGAGGCGGGTCGCAGCTGGGGTGTGCCGACGATGGGCACCTCCGCGCACGCGTTCACCCTGCTCCACGACTCGGAGGAGGCGGCCTTCCGCGCGCAGGTCGCCGCGCTCGGCCCCGGCACGACCCTCCTCGTCGACACCTACGACGTCACGGCAGCGGTCGACCTGGCCGTCCGGGTGGCGGGCACCGGCCTCGGCGCCGTCCGGATCGACTCCGGCGACCTCCCCCAGCAGGTGGCCGCCGTGCGCGCGCAGCTCGACGGCCTCGGGGCCACCGGCACGAGGATCACGGTCACCAATGACCTCGACGAGTACGGCATCGCGGCCCTCGCCGCCTCCCCCGTCGACTCCTACGGGGTCGGCACCTCCGTCGCCACGGGGTCCGGCCACCCGACGGCCGGCATGGTCTACAAGCTCGTCGCGCACGAGGACGACGCGGGCGAGTGGGTCGCCGTGGCCAAGAAGTCGATCGCGAAGGCGTCGATCGGCGGCCGGAAGGCGGCGGGGCGCCTGCTCTCGGAGGACGGCGTCGCCCTCGAGGAGGTCGTGCACGTCGGCGCCGGACCGGAGGGCGCCGTCGGCGAGGGCGAGCGCCCGCTGCTGGTGCCGCTGGTCGAGGGCGGCGGGATCCTCCCGGCCCACCTCGGCGCGGCGGGCGTCCTGGCGGCCAGGGAGCACCACGCGAACGCGGTGCTCGAGCTGCCGCAGGACGCCCTGCGCCTCGGCCGGGGAGACCCGGTGCTGCCGACGCGCTACGCCTGA
- the murI gene encoding glutamate racemase: protein MTDAPIGIFDSGVGGLTVARSVIDQLQNESIVYLGDTAHSPYGPKPLADVRAYALDTLDTLVDQGAKLLVIACNTASAAMMRDARERYTIGRGIPVVEVIQPAVRSAVRDTRNRRVGVIGTVGTIRSRAYDDAFVAAPDLELVTAACPRFVEFVEAGITWSDELLALAEEYLAPLKAAGVDTLVLGCTHYPLLRGAIAYVMGPDVRLVSSAEETALDVYRTLVAHGLQRTSSAPPSYRWEETGSSDFVRLARRFLGPEVSSVDLVETGTINLRELDRAAPQTGSPQ from the coding sequence GTGACGGACGCACCCATCGGCATCTTCGACTCCGGGGTCGGCGGTCTCACCGTCGCCCGCTCGGTGATCGACCAGCTGCAGAACGAGTCGATCGTCTACCTCGGCGACACCGCGCACTCGCCCTACGGGCCCAAGCCCCTCGCCGACGTCCGCGCCTACGCCCTCGACACGCTCGACACGCTCGTCGACCAGGGCGCGAAGCTGCTCGTGATCGCCTGCAACACGGCGTCGGCCGCGATGATGCGCGACGCCCGCGAGCGGTACACGATCGGCCGCGGCATCCCGGTCGTCGAGGTCATCCAGCCCGCGGTGCGCAGCGCCGTGCGCGACACCCGCAACCGCAGGGTCGGGGTCATCGGGACGGTCGGCACCATCCGCTCGCGCGCCTACGACGACGCCTTCGTCGCCGCCCCCGACCTCGAGCTCGTGACCGCGGCGTGCCCGCGCTTCGTCGAGTTCGTCGAGGCCGGGATCACCTGGAGCGACGAGCTGCTGGCGCTGGCCGAGGAGTACCTCGCCCCGCTCAAGGCGGCCGGAGTCGACACCCTCGTGCTCGGCTGCACCCACTACCCGCTGCTGCGCGGCGCCATCGCCTACGTGATGGGCCCCGACGTCCGCCTGGTGTCCAGCGCCGAGGAGACCGCGCTCGACGTCTACCGGACGCTCGTGGCGCACGGCCTGCAGCGCACCTCCTCCGCCCCGCCGAGCTACCGCTGGGAGGAGACCGGATCGAGCGACTTCGTCCGCCTCGCCCGCCGGTTCCTCGGCCCCGAGGTCTCGAGCGTCGATCTCGTCGAGACCGGAACCATCAACCTGCGCGAGCTCGACCGGGCCGCGCCGCAGACAGGGAGCCCCCAGTGA
- the rph gene encoding ribonuclease PH — MTDSTASTAAKRKDGRAADELRTVTIERGWSTQAEGSALVSFGNTKVLCTASFTNGVPRWLQGKGKGWVTAEYAMLPRSTNSRMDREAVKGKVGGRTHEISRLIGRSLRAVVDMKALGENTIVIDCDVLQADGGTRTAAITGAYVALVDAIEWARGKKYVGQKATPLIDSLSAVSVGIIDGVPMLDLAYVEDVRAETDMNVVVTGRGLFVEVQGTAEGAPFDRRELDALLDLAVAGSADLARIQAEALAAEPSA, encoded by the coding sequence GTGACCGACAGCACCGCCAGCACTGCCGCGAAGCGCAAGGACGGCCGCGCGGCCGACGAGCTGCGCACCGTGACCATCGAGCGCGGCTGGAGCACTCAGGCCGAGGGCTCGGCGCTCGTGTCGTTCGGCAACACGAAGGTCCTGTGCACCGCCTCCTTCACCAACGGCGTCCCGCGCTGGCTGCAGGGCAAGGGCAAGGGCTGGGTGACCGCCGAATACGCGATGCTGCCGCGCTCGACCAACTCGCGGATGGACCGCGAGGCGGTCAAGGGCAAGGTCGGCGGGCGCACCCACGAGATCTCGCGCCTGATCGGCCGCAGCCTCCGCGCGGTGGTCGACATGAAGGCGCTCGGCGAGAACACGATCGTCATCGACTGCGACGTCCTCCAGGCCGACGGCGGCACCCGCACCGCGGCGATCACGGGCGCCTACGTCGCTCTGGTCGACGCGATCGAGTGGGCGCGGGGCAAGAAGTACGTGGGACAGAAGGCGACTCCGCTGATCGACAGCCTCTCGGCCGTCTCCGTCGGCATCATCGACGGCGTCCCGATGCTCGACCTCGCCTACGTCGAGGACGTGCGGGCCGAGACCGACATGAACGTCGTCGTCACGGGCCGCGGTCTCTTCGTCGAGGTGCAGGGCACGGCCGAGGGCGCGCCCTTCGACCGCCGAGAGCTCGACGCGCTGCTCGACCTCGCGGTCGCCGGCTCCGCCGACCTCGCCCGCATCCAGGCGGAGGCGCTCGCCGCGGAGCCGTCCGCGTGA
- the rdgB gene encoding RdgB/HAM1 family non-canonical purine NTP pyrophosphatase, whose product MSLDLVLATHNAGKVEEFRAMLSGALPGVGVRAYDGPEPVEDGVSFAENALIKARAAAAHTGLVALADDSGICVDVLGGAPGIFSARWSGRAHDATANLELLLAQLADVRAEHRGAHFSCTIALVVPGSVIPGGQEIVVEGRWDGEIAAAPRGTNGHGYDPVFVPESGSLTAAELAPEQKNARSHRARAFTALRSELVALESRLS is encoded by the coding sequence GTGAGCCTGGATCTCGTCCTCGCCACCCACAACGCGGGCAAGGTCGAGGAGTTCCGCGCCATGCTCTCCGGGGCGCTGCCGGGAGTCGGCGTGCGCGCCTACGACGGGCCCGAGCCGGTCGAGGACGGCGTGTCGTTCGCCGAGAACGCGCTGATCAAGGCGCGCGCGGCGGCGGCGCACACGGGCCTCGTCGCGCTGGCCGACGACTCCGGGATCTGCGTCGACGTGCTCGGCGGCGCCCCCGGCATCTTCTCGGCGCGCTGGTCGGGCCGGGCGCACGACGCCACCGCGAACCTCGAGCTGCTGCTCGCTCAGCTCGCCGATGTGCGGGCCGAGCACCGCGGCGCGCACTTCAGCTGCACGATCGCGCTGGTCGTCCCGGGCTCCGTGATCCCGGGCGGCCAGGAGATCGTGGTGGAGGGACGCTGGGACGGTGAGATAGCCGCCGCCCCGCGCGGCACCAACGGCCACGGCTACGACCCGGTCTTCGTGCCGGAGTCGGGGTCCCTCACCGCCGCGGAACTGGCGCCGGAGCAGAAGAACGCCCGCAGCCACCGGGCCCGGGCGTTCACGGCGCTGCGCTCCGAGCTCGTCGCCCTGGAGTCGCGGCTGAGCTGA
- a CDS encoding VTT domain-containing protein — MNHAALIPWLDPETILTSFGPWGVLVVCLIVFAETGLLIGFLFPGDTLLIITGLLAHEDAANGGLGVPIWLICLAIGFSAFLGGEVGYLIGHKAGPRIFERKESGFFSIENVKRTNAFFERFGGFAVILARFVPIVRTFAPIAAGVAHMNYRKYSLYNLIGALLWGSGVTLLGWLLAFIPPVADFVSHYIDVILIGAVVLAIVPTLFHFFQQRRKARLATDKETDSTESVAYVLDQDALDNKRRKH, encoded by the coding sequence TTGAACCACGCCGCCCTCATCCCCTGGCTCGACCCGGAGACGATCCTCACCTCGTTCGGGCCGTGGGGCGTGCTCGTCGTGTGCCTCATCGTCTTCGCCGAGACCGGTCTGCTGATCGGCTTCCTCTTCCCCGGCGACACCCTCCTCATCATCACCGGGCTCCTGGCGCACGAGGACGCGGCGAACGGCGGCCTCGGCGTCCCGATCTGGCTGATCTGCCTCGCGATCGGCTTCTCCGCGTTCCTCGGGGGCGAGGTCGGCTACCTGATCGGCCACAAGGCCGGCCCGCGCATCTTCGAGCGCAAGGAGTCGGGCTTCTTCAGCATCGAGAACGTCAAGCGCACCAACGCGTTCTTCGAGCGCTTCGGCGGCTTCGCCGTGATCCTCGCGCGGTTCGTGCCGATCGTGCGCACCTTCGCGCCGATCGCCGCGGGCGTCGCCCACATGAACTACCGCAAGTACAGCCTGTACAACCTCATCGGCGCCCTGCTCTGGGGCAGCGGCGTGACCCTCCTCGGCTGGCTCCTCGCCTTCATCCCGCCGGTCGCCGACTTCGTCTCGCACTACATCGACGTGATCCTCATCGGCGCCGTGGTCCTGGCGATCGTGCCGACGCTCTTCCACTTCTTCCAGCAGCGCCGCAAGGCCCGCCTCGCGACCGACAAGGAGACCGACTCGACCGAGTCGGTCGCCTACGTCCTCGACCAGGACGCCCTCGACAACAAGCGCCGCAAGCACTGA
- a CDS encoding MFS transporter: MTVPAERPFPVGPLLLSTFLPTLLFSIGEGAIIPLLPAAAGDLGATLALAGLVAGMIMIGELAGDIPSGWIVSRIGERGAMLGASAASITGLVICLLSTSWVGLTIGVFVIGLATAVFALARHAFMTSFVPISHRARALSALAGAFRAGWLIGPFLAAGVVHLTGSVESVFWVHIVCCVAAVVVLLLVPDPATVLRRAQAAAGPVDEAALVPESPHGLVRTLREHRGVLARMGSGAAVIGALRASRTLILPLWAVSIGIAETQTAIIIGIAGAIDFALFYAGGQLMDRFGRGATAIPSMIGLGVGHLVLVLTLLASDPVPWFVAVACLLAAANGIGSGILMTIGADLAPPDDPAPFLGAFRFTGDAGNAAAPIVVSVLTAVVSLPFAAGAMGVLGLAGAAALARWIPRYVPHRGPLLD; encoded by the coding sequence GTGACCGTCCCCGCTGAGCGCCCCTTCCCCGTCGGCCCGCTCCTGCTGTCCACCTTCCTGCCGACGCTGCTCTTCTCGATCGGCGAGGGCGCGATCATCCCGCTGCTCCCCGCGGCGGCGGGCGACCTCGGTGCGACGCTCGCTCTGGCCGGTCTCGTCGCCGGGATGATCATGATCGGCGAGCTCGCGGGCGACATCCCGAGCGGCTGGATCGTCTCGCGCATCGGCGAGCGCGGCGCGATGCTGGGCGCGTCCGCCGCCTCGATCACGGGCCTCGTGATCTGCCTGCTGTCGACCTCGTGGGTCGGCCTCACGATCGGCGTCTTCGTGATCGGGCTCGCGACGGCCGTCTTCGCCCTCGCCCGGCACGCGTTCATGACGTCGTTCGTCCCGATCAGCCACCGCGCCCGGGCGCTCAGCGCCCTGGCAGGGGCGTTCCGCGCGGGCTGGCTGATCGGCCCCTTCCTCGCGGCGGGAGTCGTGCACCTCACGGGCTCGGTCGAGTCGGTCTTCTGGGTGCACATCGTCTGCTGCGTCGCGGCGGTGGTCGTGCTGCTGCTGGTCCCCGATCCGGCGACGGTGCTGCGCCGGGCGCAGGCCGCCGCCGGCCCGGTCGACGAGGCGGCGCTCGTCCCGGAGTCGCCGCACGGCCTGGTCAGGACGCTCCGCGAGCACCGGGGCGTCCTCGCGCGCATGGGGTCGGGGGCCGCGGTGATCGGCGCCCTCCGCGCGAGCCGCACGCTGATCCTCCCCCTGTGGGCGGTGAGCATCGGCATCGCCGAGACGCAGACGGCGATCATCATCGGCATCGCCGGCGCCATCGACTTCGCCCTCTTCTACGCGGGCGGCCAGCTGATGGACCGCTTCGGCCGCGGCGCCACGGCCATCCCGTCGATGATCGGCCTCGGCGTGGGGCACCTCGTCCTCGTGCTGACGCTGCTCGCGAGCGACCCCGTGCCGTGGTTCGTCGCCGTGGCCTGCCTGCTCGCCGCCGCGAACGGGATCGGCTCGGGGATCCTCATGACGATCGGAGCCGACCTCGCTCCTCCCGACGACCCGGCGCCGTTCCTCGGCGCGTTCCGCTTCACCGGCGATGCCGGCAACGCGGCGGCGCCGATCGTCGTGTCGGTGCTGACCGCCGTGGTCTCGCTGCCGTTCGCCGCGGGGGCGATGGGAGTGCTCGGGCTCGCCGGTGCCGCGGCGCTCGCGCGCTGGATCCCGCGCTACGTGCCGCACCGGGGGCCGCTCCTAGACTGA
- the prfB gene encoding peptide chain release factor 2 gives MLDNDFTEQITALRSTFTDIRAVIDIDSLRAKIAELSEQAGVPDLWDDTANAQKVTSALSHRQSELARITAIERRLDDLEVLVEMANEAEDAESEQEAIAELAALQKTMGELEVQTLLDGEYDDRPAVVTIRAGAGGVDASDFAEMLMRMYLRWAEKHKYTATVMDASYAEEAGIKSATFEIDAPYAFGTLSVEAGTHRLVRMSPFGAAGKRQTSFAAVEVIPLMEEAGAVEIPDNDIRVDVFRSSGPGGQSVNTTDSAVRITHLPTGTVVSMQNEKSQIQNRAAAMRVLQSRLLLIQKEQEAATKKELAGNITASWGDQMRSYVLAPYQMVKDLRTDHEVGNPSHVFDGDIDGFIAAGIRWRKSA, from the coding sequence ATGCTGGACAACGACTTCACCGAGCAGATCACTGCTCTCCGCTCCACCTTCACCGACATCCGCGCCGTGATCGACATCGACTCCCTCCGCGCGAAGATCGCCGAGCTCAGCGAGCAGGCGGGCGTCCCCGACCTCTGGGACGACACGGCGAACGCCCAGAAGGTGACGAGCGCCCTCAGCCACCGGCAGTCGGAGCTCGCGCGGATCACCGCGATCGAGCGCCGCCTCGACGACCTCGAGGTGCTGGTCGAGATGGCGAACGAGGCCGAGGACGCCGAGTCCGAGCAGGAGGCGATCGCCGAGCTGGCCGCCCTGCAGAAGACGATGGGCGAGCTCGAGGTGCAGACGCTGCTCGACGGCGAGTACGACGACCGCCCGGCGGTCGTGACGATCCGCGCCGGCGCCGGGGGAGTGGACGCCTCCGACTTCGCCGAGATGCTGATGCGCATGTACCTGCGCTGGGCCGAGAAGCACAAGTACACCGCGACCGTGATGGACGCGAGCTACGCGGAGGAGGCCGGCATCAAGTCGGCGACCTTCGAGATCGACGCGCCCTACGCCTTCGGCACGCTCTCGGTCGAGGCCGGCACGCACCGCCTCGTCCGGATGAGCCCCTTCGGCGCGGCGGGCAAGCGCCAGACGTCCTTCGCCGCGGTCGAGGTCATCCCGCTGATGGAGGAGGCCGGGGCGGTCGAGATCCCCGACAACGACATCCGGGTCGACGTCTTCCGCTCCTCCGGACCGGGCGGCCAGTCGGTCAACACCACCGACTCCGCCGTGCGCATCACCCACCTGCCCACCGGCACGGTCGTGTCGATGCAGAACGAGAAGAGCCAGATCCAGAACCGCGCCGCGGCCATGCGGGTCCTGCAGTCGCGGCTCCTGCTGATCCAGAAGGAGCAGGAGGCGGCGACCAAGAAGGAGCTGGCCGGGAACATCACGGCGAGCTGGGGCGACCAGATGCGCAGCTACGTGCTCGCGCCGTACCAGATGGTCAAGGACCTCCGCACCGACCACGAGGTCGGCAACCCGTCGCACGTGTTCGACGGCGACATCGACGGCTTCATCGCCGCCGGGATCCGCTGGCGCAAGTCCGCCTGA
- the ftsE gene encoding cell division ATP-binding protein FtsE has product MIRFDNVSKQYRGGTRPALNAIDLEILRGEFVFLVGASGSGKSSCLRLILKEERPSSGAIHVLGQNLGKISSRKVPYFRRNMGVVFQDFRLLPNKSVFDNVAFSLQVIGKSKGYIQEAVPDTLKMVGLAGKASRLPHELSGGEQQRVAIARAVVNKPAVLLADEPTGNLDPTTSAGIMALLERINAGGTTVIMATHEAGIVDQMKRRVIELSAGSIVRDESQGGYGQTESITVVHDGVVVVAADDHKVAETTSIPVITESALAPAEVPQVDLRRSAPPLPTAADPHGESFTRPRVSQTAAQPVVPEGRRSAAAPETHVTAAHPVVPAPAPEAPTAPRVVELASQTGPIYLPADTGALPEESLAARLGLRAAREDGDETGDDQQNVGPVK; this is encoded by the coding sequence ATGATTCGCTTCGACAACGTCTCCAAGCAGTACCGGGGCGGCACCAGACCCGCCCTCAACGCCATCGATCTCGAGATCCTCCGGGGCGAGTTCGTCTTCCTCGTCGGCGCCTCGGGCTCCGGCAAGTCGAGCTGCCTCCGCCTGATCCTGAAGGAGGAGCGCCCCTCCTCCGGGGCGATCCACGTGCTCGGGCAGAACCTGGGCAAGATCTCCAGCCGCAAGGTGCCGTACTTCCGCCGCAACATGGGCGTGGTGTTCCAGGACTTCCGCCTGCTGCCGAACAAGTCGGTCTTCGACAACGTCGCCTTCAGCCTCCAGGTGATCGGCAAGTCGAAGGGCTACATCCAGGAGGCGGTTCCCGACACGCTCAAGATGGTGGGCCTCGCGGGCAAGGCGTCGCGCCTGCCGCACGAGCTCTCCGGAGGCGAGCAGCAGCGCGTCGCCATCGCCCGCGCGGTCGTGAACAAGCCGGCCGTCCTCCTCGCCGACGAGCCCACGGGAAACCTCGACCCGACCACGAGCGCCGGCATCATGGCGCTCCTCGAGCGGATCAACGCCGGCGGCACGACCGTCATCATGGCCACCCACGAGGCGGGCATCGTCGATCAGATGAAGCGCCGCGTCATCGAGCTCTCGGCCGGCAGCATCGTCCGCGACGAGAGCCAGGGCGGCTACGGCCAGACCGAGAGCATCACCGTCGTCCACGACGGCGTCGTGGTCGTCGCGGCCGACGACCACAAGGTCGCCGAGACGACGTCGATCCCGGTCATCACCGAGAGCGCGCTCGCGCCCGCCGAGGTGCCCCAGGTCGACCTCCGGCGCTCCGCGCCTCCGCTGCCGACCGCCGCCGACCCGCACGGCGAGTCCTTCACCCGACCGCGCGTCTCGCAGACGGCGGCGCAGCCGGTCGTCCCCGAGGGCCGCCGCTCGGCCGCCGCCCCCGAGACCCACGTCACCGCCGCGCACCCCGTCGTCCCCGCGCCCGCACCGGAGGCGCCCACCGCCCCGCGCGTCGTCGAGCTCGCGAGCCAGACCGGCCCGATCTACCTGCCCGCCGACACCGGCGCGCTCCCGGAGGAGTCGCTCGCGGCCCGCCTGGGACTGCGCGCCGCGAGGGAGGACGGCGACGAGACCGGAGACGACCAGCAGAACGTAGGACCCGTCAAGTGA